The following coding sequences lie in one Pseudomonas monsensis genomic window:
- a CDS encoding phosphatidylglycerophosphatase A family protein — protein MTDHPKQVPAEFVPPSVWRNPWHFLAFGFGSGTLPKAPGTWGSLVALPFIPLWQMLPDWGYWLMLGITMLFGFWLCGKVADDLRVHDHEGIVWDEMVGMWITLWLVPEGWYWLLAGFLMFRFFDILKPWPIRWIDRHVHGGVGIMLDDVLAGVFAWLAMQGLVWIFA, from the coding sequence GTGACAGATCACCCGAAGCAGGTTCCGGCCGAATTCGTGCCGCCATCGGTCTGGCGCAATCCCTGGCATTTCCTCGCGTTCGGCTTCGGTTCGGGCACTTTGCCGAAAGCACCGGGCACGTGGGGCTCGTTAGTTGCGCTACCCTTTATCCCGTTGTGGCAGATGTTGCCCGACTGGGGTTACTGGCTGATGCTCGGGATCACCATGCTGTTCGGCTTCTGGCTGTGCGGCAAGGTCGCCGACGATCTGCGGGTACACGATCACGAAGGTATCGTCTGGGACGAGATGGTCGGGATGTGGATCACCCTGTGGCTGGTGCCGGAAGGCTGGTACTGGTTGCTGGCCGGTTTCCTGATGTTCCGTTTCTTCGACATTCTCAAGCCGTGGCCGATTCGCTGGATCGACCGGCATGTCCACGGTGGCGTCGGGATCATGCTCGATGACGTGCTGGCCGGCGTGTTTGCCTGGCTGGCGATGCAAGGACTGGTATGGATTTTCGCCTGA
- the thiL gene encoding thiamine-phosphate kinase: protein MGEFELIRNFFAAAPCAQGGEGVALGIGDDCALLAVPPGEQLAISTDTLVAGVHFADPCDPFLLGQRSLAVAVSDLAAMGATPVAFTLALTVPTVTADWLQAYAGGLNRMAQSCGVVLVGGDTTRGPLSLTVTVFGRVPAGQALTRSGAQPGDLLCVGGELGNAAGALPLVLGQREAEPHIAQPLLDHYWSPQPQLALGQALRGKARSALDISDGLLADCGHIALASKVRLEIERERVPLSDALVAFLGQRGAERAALSGGDDYVLAFTLPSVELPALLADGWPIHVIGRVSEGQGVALLDREGHDITPQIRGYQHFQETP from the coding sequence ATGGGCGAGTTTGAGCTGATCCGCAATTTCTTCGCCGCCGCGCCTTGTGCGCAGGGCGGCGAGGGCGTTGCACTGGGGATCGGCGACGACTGCGCCTTGCTGGCGGTTCCCCCGGGGGAACAGCTGGCGATTTCTACCGATACGCTGGTGGCCGGTGTGCATTTCGCCGACCCCTGCGATCCGTTTCTGCTCGGTCAGCGCTCGCTGGCCGTTGCGGTCAGCGATCTGGCCGCCATGGGCGCCACGCCCGTTGCCTTTACCCTCGCCCTGACTGTACCGACGGTGACCGCCGATTGGCTGCAAGCCTATGCCGGCGGCTTGAACCGCATGGCGCAAAGCTGCGGCGTCGTGCTGGTGGGCGGCGATACCACGCGCGGGCCGTTGAGTCTGACGGTCACTGTGTTCGGGCGTGTTCCGGCCGGTCAGGCGTTGACCCGCAGCGGTGCGCAGCCGGGAGATCTGTTGTGTGTCGGCGGTGAGCTGGGCAATGCCGCCGGCGCCTTGCCGTTGGTGCTGGGCCAGCGTGAAGCCGAACCGCATATCGCCCAGCCGCTGCTCGATCACTACTGGTCGCCGCAGCCGCAACTCGCCCTCGGACAGGCCCTGCGCGGCAAGGCCCGTTCAGCGCTGGACATCTCCGATGGCTTGCTCGCCGACTGTGGCCACATTGCCCTGGCCTCGAAGGTGCGGCTCGAGATTGAACGCGAGCGCGTTCCGTTGTCGGATGCTCTAGTGGCATTTCTAGGCCAGCGCGGCGCCGAGCGTGCGGCGTTGAGTGGTGGCGATGATTATGTGCTGGCCTTCACCCTGCCGTCCGTCGAGTTGCCGGCGCTGCTGGCCGACGGCTGGCCGATCCATGTGATCGGCCGTGTCAGTGAAGGGCAGGGCGTGGCGTTGCTGGATCGCGAAGGACACGACATCACCCCGCAAATCCGGGGCTATCAACATTTTCAGGAGACACCGTGA
- the nusB gene encoding transcription antitermination factor NusB codes for MISDESDRFNPRDPKPADAGKPSKSVKRREARQLATQALYQWHMAKQSLNEIEAQFRVDNDFTDVDGAYFREILHGVPQFKTEIDNALTPCLDLAIEELDPVELAVLRLSTWELLKRVDVPYRVVINEGIELAKVFGSTDGHKFVNGVLDKLAPRLREAEVKAFKR; via the coding sequence GTGATTAGCGACGAAAGCGATCGTTTCAACCCGCGCGATCCGAAACCTGCGGATGCCGGCAAGCCCTCGAAAAGCGTCAAGCGTCGCGAAGCCCGTCAGCTCGCGACCCAGGCGCTGTACCAGTGGCACATGGCCAAGCAATCGCTGAACGAGATCGAAGCGCAGTTTCGCGTTGATAACGATTTCACCGATGTCGACGGTGCTTACTTCCGCGAAATCCTCCACGGGGTTCCGCAGTTCAAGACCGAAATCGACAACGCCCTGACGCCGTGCCTGGATCTGGCGATCGAAGAGCTGGACCCGGTTGAACTGGCCGTGTTGCGCCTGTCGACCTGGGAACTGCTCAAGCGCGTCGACGTGCCGTATCGCGTTGTGATCAACGAAGGTATCGAGCTGGCGAAAGTCTTCGGTTCGACCGACGGCCACAAGTTCGTCAACGGCGTGCTCGACAAGCTGGCCCCGCGCCTGCGTGAAGCTGAAGTGAAGGCGTTCAAGCGCTAA
- the ribH gene encoding 6,7-dimethyl-8-ribityllumazine synthase — translation MTLKTIEGTFIAPKGRYALVVGRFNSFVVESLVSGAVDALVRHGVSESDITIIRAPGAFEIPLVAQKVAQKGEFAAIIALGAVIRGGTPHFEYVAGECTKGLAQVSMEFGVPVAFGVLTVDSIEQAIERSGTKAGNKGAEAALSALEMVSLLAQLEAK, via the coding sequence ATGACCCTGAAGACCATCGAAGGTACCTTCATCGCCCCTAAAGGCCGCTACGCTCTGGTAGTGGGCCGTTTCAACAGCTTCGTCGTTGAAAGCCTGGTCAGCGGTGCAGTTGATGCCCTGGTTCGCCATGGCGTGAGCGAAAGCGACATCACCATCATCCGCGCACCTGGCGCCTTCGAAATCCCGCTGGTTGCGCAGAAAGTCGCCCAGAAAGGTGAGTTCGCAGCCATCATCGCCCTCGGCGCGGTCATTCGTGGCGGCACCCCGCACTTCGAATACGTGGCAGGCGAGTGCACCAAGGGCCTGGCCCAGGTGTCCATGGAGTTCGGCGTTCCGGTCGCGTTCGGCGTCCTGACCGTGGATTCCATCGAGCAAGCCATCGAACGTTCCGGCACCAAAGCCGGTAACAAAGGTGCCGAAGCTGCCCTGTCCGCTCTGGAAATGGTCAGCCTGCTGGCGCAGTTGGAGGCCAAGTGA
- the ribBA gene encoding bifunctional 3,4-dihydroxy-2-butanone-4-phosphate synthase/GTP cyclohydrolase II, with protein sequence MALNSIEELVEDIRQGKMVILMDDEDRENEGDLIMAAECCKAEHINFMAKHARGLICMPMSRERCELLKLPLMAPRNGSGFGTKFTVSIEAAEGVTTGISAADRARTVQAAAAKDAKAEDIVSPGHIFPLMAQAGGTLARAGHTEAACDLARMAGFEPSGVICEVMNDDGTMSRRAELEAFAAEHNIKIGTIADLIHYRMIHERTVQRIAEQPLDSELGQFNLVTYRDSVEGDVHMALTLGNVCAEEPTLVRVHNMDPLRDLLMVKQPGRWSLRAAMAAVAEAGSGVVLLLGHPLDGDVLLAHIRETGEQAAPKKPTTYSIVGAGSQILRDLGVRKMRLMSAPMKFNAISGFDLEVVEYVPSE encoded by the coding sequence GTGGCGCTCAATAGCATCGAAGAACTGGTTGAAGACATCCGCCAAGGCAAGATGGTCATCCTCATGGATGACGAAGACCGCGAGAACGAAGGCGACCTGATCATGGCCGCCGAGTGCTGCAAGGCCGAGCACATCAACTTCATGGCCAAGCACGCCCGTGGCCTGATCTGCATGCCGATGAGCCGCGAGCGCTGCGAACTGTTGAAGCTGCCGCTGATGGCACCGCGCAACGGTTCCGGGTTCGGCACCAAGTTCACCGTGTCGATCGAAGCCGCCGAAGGCGTCACCACCGGTATCTCCGCCGCCGACCGTGCTCGCACCGTGCAAGCGGCTGCCGCCAAGGACGCCAAGGCCGAAGACATCGTCAGCCCGGGCCACATCTTCCCGCTGATGGCTCAGGCCGGTGGCACCCTGGCCCGCGCCGGCCACACCGAAGCAGCGTGCGACCTGGCACGCATGGCCGGTTTCGAGCCGAGCGGCGTGATCTGTGAAGTGATGAATGACGACGGCACCATGTCCCGTCGTGCCGAGCTGGAAGCGTTCGCCGCCGAACACAACATCAAGATCGGCACCATCGCCGACCTGATTCACTACCGGATGATCCACGAACGTACCGTTCAGCGGATTGCCGAGCAGCCACTGGACAGCGAACTGGGCCAATTCAACCTGGTGACCTATCGTGATTCGGTGGAAGGCGACGTGCACATGGCCCTCACCCTGGGCAATGTCTGCGCCGAAGAGCCGACCCTGGTTCGCGTGCACAACATGGACCCGCTGCGCGACCTGCTGATGGTCAAGCAACCGGGCCGCTGGAGCCTGCGCGCCGCGATGGCTGCGGTTGCCGAGGCCGGCAGCGGTGTAGTGTTGTTGCTTGGTCACCCGCTCGATGGCGACGTGCTGCTGGCACATATCCGTGAAACCGGTGAGCAGGCAGCGCCGAAAAAACCGACCACTTACAGCATCGTCGGTGCCGGTTCGCAGATCCTGCGTGACCTCGGTGTGCGCAAAATGCGCCTGATGTCTGCGCCAATGAAATTTAATGCGATATCCGGTTTCGATCTGGAAGTTGTAGAATACGTGCCCTCCGAATAA
- a CDS encoding riboflavin synthase, whose protein sequence is MFTGIIESIGSIRALTPKGGDVRVHVETGKLDLSDVKLGDSIAVNGVCLTAVELPGNGFAADVSRETLDCTAMNDLKSGSPVNLEKALTPTTRLGGHLVSGHVDGVGEVVSRSDNARAVEFRIRAPKELAKYIAHKGSITVDGTSLTVNAVDGAEFLLTIIPHTLSETIMASYKPGRRVNLEVDLLARYLERLLLGDKAAEPASGGAITESFLAANGYLKS, encoded by the coding sequence ATGTTTACCGGCATCATCGAATCCATCGGCAGTATCCGTGCACTGACCCCCAAGGGCGGTGATGTACGGGTGCACGTCGAAACCGGCAAGCTCGACCTGAGCGACGTCAAACTCGGCGACAGCATCGCGGTCAACGGCGTGTGCCTGACTGCCGTTGAACTGCCGGGCAACGGCTTTGCCGCCGACGTCAGCCGTGAAACGCTGGACTGCACGGCCATGAACGACCTGAAAAGCGGCAGCCCGGTCAATCTGGAGAAAGCCCTGACCCCGACCACCCGTCTCGGTGGGCATCTGGTCAGCGGTCACGTCGACGGTGTCGGCGAAGTGGTCTCGCGCAGCGACAATGCCCGCGCCGTGGAATTTCGTATCCGTGCGCCGAAGGAACTGGCCAAGTACATCGCCCATAAAGGCTCTATCACCGTCGACGGCACCAGCCTGACCGTGAACGCGGTCGATGGCGCCGAATTTCTGCTGACGATCATTCCGCACACCCTGAGCGAAACCATCATGGCGTCCTACAAGCCAGGTCGCCGGGTGAACCTGGAAGTCGACTTGCTGGCGCGTTATCTGGAGCGCCTGTTGCTGGGTGACAAAGCCGCTGAGCCTGCATCGGGTGGCGCGATCACTGAAAGCTTTCTGGCCGCCAACGGCTATCTCAAATCCTGA
- the ribD gene encoding bifunctional diaminohydroxyphosphoribosylaminopyrimidine deaminase/5-amino-6-(5-phosphoribosylamino)uracil reductase RibD: protein MTRAAEQAILDAHFMARALELARKGHYTTHPNPRVGCVIVRDGQIVGEGFHERAGEPHAEVHALRAAGELARGATAYVTLEPCSHHGRTPPCADALVNAGVGRVVAAMRDPNPQVAGRGLQRLADAGIATESGVLEAEARLLNQGFLKRMEHGLPFVRVKLAMSLDGRTAMDSGESQWITGPAARSAVQRLRAQASVVLTGADTVLADGARLTVRADELGLDAGQTALAMSRPPLRVLIDGRLRVPLDAPFFKAGPALVATCMAVEEQYANGPECLIVPGDDGQVDLHQLLIELANRGVNEVLVEAGPRLAGAFAQLGLVDEFVIFIAGKFLGSTARPLLDWPLAYMKDAPELKITEIRAVGDDWRVTATPVRSASV, encoded by the coding sequence ATGACCCGCGCCGCCGAGCAGGCCATCCTCGACGCGCACTTCATGGCTCGCGCGCTGGAACTGGCGCGCAAGGGCCACTACACCACCCATCCCAATCCACGGGTTGGCTGCGTGATCGTGCGTGACGGGCAAATTGTCGGCGAAGGCTTCCACGAGCGCGCCGGCGAACCCCATGCCGAAGTCCACGCCCTGCGCGCCGCCGGTGAACTGGCCCGCGGCGCGACGGCTTACGTCACCCTTGAACCGTGCAGCCATCACGGCCGCACGCCGCCGTGCGCCGACGCATTGGTGAATGCCGGGGTGGGCCGGGTGGTCGCAGCGATGCGTGATCCGAACCCGCAAGTTGCCGGGCGTGGCTTGCAGCGTCTGGCCGATGCCGGCATTGCCACTGAAAGCGGTGTGCTGGAAGCCGAGGCGCGCCTGCTCAATCAAGGTTTCCTGAAACGCATGGAACACGGCTTGCCGTTTGTGCGGGTCAAGCTGGCGATGAGTCTGGACGGTCGCACGGCGATGGACAGCGGCGAGAGCCAATGGATCACCGGCCCGGCCGCCCGTTCGGCGGTGCAGCGTCTGCGCGCTCAGGCCAGCGTGGTGCTGACCGGCGCCGACACCGTACTGGCTGACGGCGCTCGCCTGACCGTGCGCGCCGACGAGTTGGGCCTGGATGCCGGGCAAACCGCGTTGGCCATGAGCCGTCCGCCGCTGCGGGTGCTGATCGACGGGCGCCTGCGGGTGCCGCTCGATGCGCCGTTCTTCAAGGCCGGTCCGGCGCTGGTCGCCACGTGTATGGCGGTGGAAGAGCAGTACGCCAACGGCCCGGAATGCCTGATCGTGCCGGGTGATGACGGTCAGGTCGATCTGCATCAACTGCTCATCGAACTGGCCAACCGTGGCGTCAACGAGGTGCTGGTCGAGGCCGGCCCGCGTCTGGCGGGGGCGTTTGCCCAGCTCGGTCTGGTCGACGAATTCGTGATCTTCATCGCCGGCAAGTTCCTCGGCTCCACGGCGCGTCCGCTACTGGACTGGCCGCTGGCCTATATGAAGGACGCTCCCGAACTGAAAATCACCGAGATTCGCGCGGTTGGCGATGACTGGCGAGTCACTGCGACGCCGGTCCGTTCGGCGAGCGTATAA
- the nrdR gene encoding transcriptional regulator NrdR, with product MHCPFCGANDTKVIDSRLVAEGEQVRRRRECLACGERFTTFETAELVLPRLIKTDGSRQPFDEEKLRAGMQRALEKRPVSVERLESSLVHIKHKLRATGEREVKSLVVGELVMAELQKLDEVAYIRFASVYRRFQDLNEFREEIDRLAREPVKE from the coding sequence ATGCACTGTCCCTTCTGCGGTGCCAACGACACCAAGGTCATCGACTCCCGTCTGGTCGCCGAGGGCGAACAGGTGCGCCGCCGGCGTGAATGCCTGGCCTGCGGCGAACGTTTCACAACGTTCGAGACGGCCGAACTGGTGTTGCCGCGCCTGATCAAAACCGACGGCAGCCGCCAACCGTTCGACGAAGAAAAGCTGCGCGCCGGCATGCAACGCGCCCTGGAGAAACGTCCGGTGAGCGTCGAGCGCCTCGAATCTTCTCTGGTCCACATCAAGCACAAGCTGCGCGCCACCGGCGAGCGCGAGGTCAAATCCCTCGTGGTCGGCGAACTGGTGATGGCCGAGCTGCAAAAACTCGATGAAGTCGCCTACATCCGTTTCGCTTCGGTGTACCGGCGCTTCCAGGACCTCAACGAGTTCCGCGAAGAAATCGACCGCCTCGCCCGCGAACCGGTGAAAGAATGA
- a CDS encoding YbaY family lipoprotein: MPLRPLVLLSLFSLLVACGSDAPKPQPPTPGPAPQQAQKKAKEAAELGPLPAYQRELSGTLQGVPAGAEVELALLVIDAKDRPQQLLASSSLIGNNQILPFRLRFNPDAFPAGARVELRGRASQSGQLILHLPSQTITQPTTQALGQLQFVKAP, from the coding sequence ATGCCGTTACGTCCGCTCGTTTTGCTCAGTCTTTTCAGCCTGCTGGTGGCCTGTGGCAGCGATGCACCCAAGCCGCAGCCGCCAACGCCCGGCCCGGCGCCGCAGCAAGCGCAGAAAAAAGCCAAAGAGGCTGCCGAACTTGGCCCGCTGCCGGCCTATCAACGGGAACTGAGCGGCACCCTTCAGGGTGTTCCGGCCGGTGCCGAAGTCGAGCTGGCGCTGCTGGTGATCGATGCAAAGGATCGCCCACAACAACTGCTCGCCAGTTCCAGCCTGATCGGCAACAACCAGATCCTGCCGTTCCGCCTGCGCTTCAACCCGGACGCCTTCCCTGCCGGTGCGCGGGTTGAACTGCGTGGCCGCGCCAGCCAGTCCGGCCAGTTGATTTTGCATCTGCCGTCGCAAACCATCACCCAGCCAACGACTCAGGCGCTGGGTCAGCTGCAATTTGTCAAAGCACCATGA
- a CDS encoding class I SAM-dependent methyltransferase: MNAPLDLQQALGGLLGDARLKVCALPDTDLQLWLIDGDNMDREFSQEEIQRILHEPPYWGFCWASGLAVARYLAEFPQWVRGKRVLDFGAGSGIAGIAAVKAGALEVVACDLDPLAISACRANAALNNVEMSYSTDFFAEADRFDLILVADVLYDRANLPLLDAFLSRGREALVADSRVRDFRHPLYERIEMLEAMTLPDLAEPEEFRHVSLYHARR; the protein is encoded by the coding sequence ATGAATGCACCGCTCGACCTGCAACAGGCGTTAGGTGGGTTGCTCGGCGACGCCAGACTCAAGGTCTGTGCGTTGCCGGACACCGATTTGCAGTTGTGGCTGATCGACGGCGACAACATGGATCGCGAATTCAGTCAGGAAGAAATCCAGCGAATTCTGCACGAGCCACCCTATTGGGGGTTCTGCTGGGCCAGCGGTCTGGCAGTGGCGCGTTATCTGGCGGAGTTTCCACAGTGGGTGCGCGGCAAGCGCGTGCTGGATTTCGGCGCCGGTTCCGGGATTGCCGGAATCGCGGCGGTCAAGGCCGGAGCGCTGGAAGTGGTGGCTTGCGATCTCGATCCGCTGGCGATCTCCGCGTGCCGGGCGAATGCCGCGCTGAATAATGTCGAGATGAGCTATTCGACAGATTTCTTTGCCGAGGCCGATCGGTTTGATCTGATTCTGGTGGCGGACGTGTTGTACGACCGGGCGAATCTGCCGCTGCTCGATGCGTTTTTAAGTCGTGGTCGGGAAGCGTTGGTGGCGGATTCGCGGGTTCGGGATTTTCGGCATCCGTTGTATGAGCGGATTGAAATGCTAGAGGCGATGACGTTGCCGGACCTGGCGGAGCCCGAAGAATTCAGACATGTCAGCCTCTACCATGCGCGACGTTAG
- the trxA gene encoding thioredoxin: MSQQTPYIFDATTADFDQSVIEASFNKPVLVDFWAEWCAPCKALMPMLQGIAESYQGELLLAKVNCDIEQDIVARFGIRSLPTVVLFKDGQPVDGFAGAQPESAVRALLEPHVQMPPPAAADPFEQAQALFDDGRYADAEAALVVLLTEDNTNAKALILYARCLTERGELDEAQTVLDAVKSDEHKAALAGAKAQIKFLGLARDLPDAADLKARLAQNPQDDEAVYQLAIQQLARQQYEAALEALLKLFIRNRSYGEGLPHKTLLQVFELLGNDHPLVTAYRRKVFAALY; this comes from the coding sequence ATGAGTCAGCAAACGCCGTACATCTTCGACGCCACGACTGCCGATTTCGACCAGTCGGTGATCGAAGCTTCCTTCAATAAACCGGTGCTGGTGGATTTCTGGGCCGAGTGGTGTGCGCCGTGCAAGGCATTGATGCCGATGCTGCAAGGCATCGCCGAGAGCTATCAGGGCGAACTGCTGCTGGCCAAGGTCAACTGCGACATCGAACAGGACATCGTTGCCCGTTTCGGTATTCGCAGCCTGCCGACCGTGGTGCTGTTCAAGGACGGTCAACCGGTGGACGGTTTTGCCGGCGCGCAGCCGGAATCCGCCGTGCGCGCCCTGCTCGAACCGCACGTGCAGATGCCGCCGCCGGCCGCCGCCGATCCGTTCGAACAGGCTCAGGCGTTGTTCGATGACGGGCGTTATGCCGATGCCGAAGCGGCGCTGGTGGTCCTGCTCACTGAAGACAACACTAACGCCAAGGCGCTGATTCTCTACGCGCGCTGCCTGACCGAACGCGGCGAGCTGGACGAAGCGCAAACCGTGCTCGACGCCGTCAAGAGTGACGAGCACAAGGCGGCGCTGGCCGGGGCCAAGGCGCAGATCAAGTTTCTTGGGCTGGCTCGCGATCTACCGGACGCTGCCGACCTCAAGGCGCGCCTGGCACAGAACCCGCAAGACGACGAAGCGGTGTATCAACTGGCGATTCAGCAACTGGCGCGCCAGCAATATGAGGCAGCGCTGGAGGCCTTGCTGAAGTTGTTTATCCGCAACCGCAGCTATGGCGAAGGATTGCCGCACAAGACGTTGCTGCAGGTGTTCGAGTTGCTGGGCAACGATCACCCGCTGGTGACTGCGTACCGTCGCAAGGTGTTTGCGGCGCTTTATTGA
- a CDS encoding DUF2796 domain-containing protein has translation MRRLLLALPFALLPLAIAHAADEHDHDHEHGSLGAHEHGVGRLNAALDGQTLELELESPAMNLVGFEHAATSDADKAKVVAARTKLENPLALFNLPAAAGCKVVSQELESPLFGDKPDADDHDDDEADKDGHEHHHDHSEIHAHYQFSCATPGALKTLDLANIFNTFPATQKIQVQLISASGQQGTEVTAKAAALKF, from the coding sequence ATGCGTCGTCTGCTGCTCGCTTTGCCGTTTGCCCTGTTGCCGCTGGCCATTGCCCACGCGGCTGATGAGCATGACCACGATCATGAACACGGCAGCCTCGGTGCGCATGAACATGGCGTCGGCCGTCTGAATGCCGCACTCGACGGCCAGACTCTGGAGCTGGAGCTGGAAAGCCCGGCGATGAACCTGGTCGGTTTCGAACACGCCGCCACCAGTGACGCCGACAAGGCCAAGGTCGTGGCTGCTCGCACGAAACTGGAAAACCCGCTGGCTCTGTTCAACCTGCCCGCCGCTGCCGGTTGCAAAGTCGTCAGTCAGGAACTGGAAAGCCCGCTGTTCGGCGACAAGCCGGATGCCGACGATCACGACGACGATGAAGCGGACAAGGACGGGCATGAACATCACCACGACCACAGCGAAATCCACGCGCACTATCAGTTCAGCTGCGCCACGCCGGGGGCACTGAAGACCCTGGACCTGGCGAACATTTTCAATACCTTCCCGGCCACCCAGAAAATTCAGGTACAACTGATCAGCGCCAGCGGCCAGCAAGGTACTGAAGTGACGGCCAAGGCTGCCGCGCTGAAATTCTAA
- a CDS encoding ABC transporter ATP-binding protein yields MTQALIELSDLGFNWPGHPPLLDIPAFRLEAGETLFLKGPSGSGKTTLLGLLGGVQKPGRGSIRLLGQELTELSAGARDTFRVDHTGYIFQQFNLLPFLSVRENVELPCHFSKLRAQRAKQRHGSVDQAAATLLAHLGLKDESILGRRADSLSIGQQQRVAAARALIGQPELVIADEPTSALDYDARENFIRLLFAECREAGSSLLFVSHDQSLAPLFDRHLSLAELNRAATSAEV; encoded by the coding sequence ATGACCCAAGCACTTATCGAACTGTCCGACCTGGGCTTCAACTGGCCCGGTCACCCGCCATTGCTGGACATTCCGGCGTTTCGTCTGGAAGCCGGTGAAACCCTGTTCCTCAAAGGCCCCAGCGGCAGCGGCAAGACCACCCTGCTCGGCCTGCTCGGTGGCGTGCAAAAGCCCGGTCGCGGCAGCATTCGTCTGCTCGGCCAGGAGCTGACCGAGCTCTCCGCCGGCGCCCGCGATACGTTTCGCGTCGACCACACCGGCTACATCTTCCAGCAGTTCAACCTGCTGCCGTTTCTCTCGGTGCGCGAGAACGTCGAACTGCCCTGCCACTTCTCCAAGCTGCGTGCGCAGCGGGCGAAGCAACGTCACGGCAGCGTCGATCAAGCCGCTGCCACATTGCTCGCGCACCTGGGTCTGAAAGACGAAAGCATCCTCGGCCGCCGCGCCGACTCGCTGTCGATCGGCCAGCAGCAACGGGTCGCTGCGGCCCGCGCCTTGATCGGTCAACCGGAACTGGTGATCGCCGATGAACCGACCTCGGCACTGGATTACGACGCCCGGGAAAACTTCATTCGTCTGTTGTTCGCCGAATGCCGCGAGGCCGGCTCGAGCCTGTTGTTCGTCAGCCACGACCAGAGCCTGGCGCCGCTGTTCGACCGTCACCTGTCCCTGGCCGAACTCAATCGCGCCGCCACGTCTGCCGAGGTCTGA
- a CDS encoding ABC transporter permease, which yields MYLFRLAMASLANRRFTALLTAFAIALSVCLLLAVERVRTEAKASFASTISGTDLIVGARSGSVNLLLYSVFRIGNATNNIRWDSFEHFASNPKVKWAIPMSLGDSHRGYRVMGTTEAYFEHYQYGRQQHLALADGRAFATDPFEVVLGAEVAEALHYKLGDKLVLAHGVAAISLVKHDDKPFTVVGILKRTGTPVDRTLHISLGGMEAIHIDWHNGVPARGDGRITADQARNMDLTPQAITAFMLGLNSKISTFALQREINEYRGEPMLAILPGVALQELWSLMSTAEKALFVVSLFVVLTGLIGMLTAILTSLNERRREMAILRSVGARPWHIASLLVLEAFALALTGVIAGLALLYIGIAAAQGYVQANYGLYLPLAWPSEYEWTLLGGILAAALLMGSVPAWRAYRQSLADGLSIRL from the coding sequence ATGTATCTGTTTCGTCTGGCCATGGCCAGCCTGGCCAACCGCCGCTTCACCGCCCTGCTCACCGCGTTCGCCATTGCCCTGTCGGTGTGCCTGCTGCTCGCCGTCGAGCGCGTGCGCACCGAAGCCAAAGCGAGTTTCGCCAGCACCATCAGCGGCACCGATCTGATCGTCGGCGCCCGCTCCGGCTCGGTGAACCTGCTGTTGTACTCGGTGTTCCGCATCGGCAACGCGACCAACAATATCCGCTGGGACAGCTTCGAACACTTCGCCAGCAACCCGAAAGTGAAATGGGCGATCCCGATGTCCCTCGGCGACTCGCATCGCGGTTATCGGGTGATGGGCACCACCGAAGCGTATTTCGAGCATTACCAGTACGGCCGCCAGCAACACCTGGCCCTGGCCGACGGTCGTGCATTTGCGACCGATCCTTTTGAAGTGGTGCTCGGTGCCGAAGTCGCCGAAGCGTTGCATTACAAGCTTGGCGACAAACTGGTGCTGGCCCACGGCGTGGCGGCAATCAGCCTGGTCAAGCACGACGACAAACCATTCACCGTGGTCGGCATTCTCAAGCGCACCGGCACCCCGGTCGATCGCACACTGCACATCAGCCTCGGCGGTATGGAGGCGATTCACATCGACTGGCACAACGGTGTGCCGGCGCGCGGCGACGGGCGCATCACGGCGGATCAGGCGCGCAACATGGACCTGACACCACAGGCGATCACTGCGTTCATGCTCGGCCTCAACAGCAAGATTTCCACCTTCGCCCTGCAACGCGAGATCAACGAATACCGTGGCGAGCCGATGCTGGCGATCCTCCCGGGCGTGGCCTTGCAGGAGTTGTGGAGCCTGATGAGCACCGCTGAAAAAGCGCTGTTCGTGGTCTCGTTGTTCGTCGTGCTGACCGGGTTGATCGGCATGCTCACGGCGATTCTCACCAGCCTTAACGAACGTCGCCGGGAGATGGCGATTCTGCGCTCGGTCGGTGCACGACCGTGGCACATCGCAAGCCTGCTGGTGCTGGAGGCCTTCGCCCTGGCGCTGACCGGGGTAATCGCCGGACTCGCGCTGCTATACATCGGCATCGCTGCGGCACAGGGTTATGTGCAGGCCAATTACGGACTGTATCTGCCGCTGGCGTGGCCGAGCGAGTATGAATGGACGCTGCTCGGTGGCATTCTGGCGGCTGCGCTGCTGATGGGCAGCGTGCCGGCCTGGCGCGCCTATCGCCAATCCCTGGCTGATGGCCTGTCGATCCGTTTATGA